One region of Populus trichocarpa isolate Nisqually-1 chromosome 4, P.trichocarpa_v4.1, whole genome shotgun sequence genomic DNA includes:
- the LOC18097667 gene encoding transcription factor BIM2 isoform X2, with amino-acid sequence MVKSAKSQLDEEDEPEDYDSSSYKGEVLKPESKSSEPKANANRSKHSETEQRRRSKINERFQALRNLIPQNDQKRDKASFLLEVIEYIQFLQEKLQVYEGSYEGWSQEPAKLLPWIDRASAESLLDHTQVMKNGSAHENSVMLANVHNSIESDMGTAAMYKALDHPHGPTNPAIPFDVQTPSNVFAAVGRGGLPTQSLQESVSDVENMAYQLQSQLLHGRPCATECSTPNNTLNGQEDLASDSLSVNISNAYSQQILNTLTQALQSSGVDLAQTSIGVQIDVSKRENSTTAVAPSSKVNQYLSNQLLVQDGVGSSAENSEQAHKRPRREKC; translated from the exons ATGGTGAAATCAGCGAAGTCTCAGCTCGACGAAGAAGATGAACCTGAAGACTACGACTCGTCGTCCTACAAAG ggGAAGTACTGAAACCAGAGAGTAAAAGCAGCGAGCCGAAGGCGAATGCGAACCGGTCCAAGCATTCTGAGACAGAGCAGCGTAGAAGGAGCAAGATTAACGagag GTTCCAGGCTTTGAGAAATCTTATTCCTCAAAATGATCAGAAAAGAGATAAGGCTTCGTTCTTGTTAGAG gTTATAGAGTACATTCAGTTTTTACAAGAAAAGTTACAAGTGTATGAGGGATCATATGAAGGTTGGAGTCAGGAGCCAGCTAAATTATTGCCATGG ATTGATCGTGCTTCTGCCGAAAGCCTACTCGATCATACACAAGTTATGAAAAATGGTTCTGCTCATGAGAATAGTGTCATGCTTGCAAATGTACATAACTCAATAGAATCTGACATGGGCACTGCTGCAATGTACAAAGCATTGGATCATCCCCATGGGCCCACCAACCCAGCAATTCCATTTGATGTGCAGACACCATCGAATGTATTTGCTGCTGTTGGGAGGGGTGGTTTGCCTACACAGTCTTTGCAGGAATCTGTTTCTGACGTTGAGAACATGGCTTACCAGCTTCAATCCCAGCTGTTGCACGGTAGACCATGCGCTACTGAGTGTTCTACTCCAAACAATACACTGAATGGACAGGAGGACTTGGCGAGTGACAGTCTATCAGTTAATATCTCAAATGCCTATTCTCAACA GATATTGAATACTCTGACCCAAGCACTACAATCCTCTGGTGTGGATCTAGCACAGACAAGCATCGGAGTGCAAATTGATGTTAGCAAACGAGAAAATAGTACAACTGCTGTGGCACCCAGTTCAAAG GTAAACCAGTATCTAAGCAATCAACTACTCGTGCAAGATGGAGTTGGGAGCAGTGCAGAAAACTCAGAACAAGCTCATAAGaggccaagaagagaaaaatgctaG
- the LOC18097667 gene encoding transcription factor BIM2 isoform X1, with product MVKSAKSQLDEEDEPEDYDSSSYKGEVLKPESKSSEPKANANRSKHSETEQRRRSKINERFQALRNLIPQNDQKRDKASFLLEVIEYIQFLQEKLQVYEGSYEGWSQEPAKLLPWKIDRASAESLLDHTQVMKNGSAHENSVMLANVHNSIESDMGTAAMYKALDHPHGPTNPAIPFDVQTPSNVFAAVGRGGLPTQSLQESVSDVENMAYQLQSQLLHGRPCATECSTPNNTLNGQEDLASDSLSVNISNAYSQQILNTLTQALQSSGVDLAQTSIGVQIDVSKRENSTTAVAPSSKVNQYLSNQLLVQDGVGSSAENSEQAHKRPRREKC from the exons ATGGTGAAATCAGCGAAGTCTCAGCTCGACGAAGAAGATGAACCTGAAGACTACGACTCGTCGTCCTACAAAG ggGAAGTACTGAAACCAGAGAGTAAAAGCAGCGAGCCGAAGGCGAATGCGAACCGGTCCAAGCATTCTGAGACAGAGCAGCGTAGAAGGAGCAAGATTAACGagag GTTCCAGGCTTTGAGAAATCTTATTCCTCAAAATGATCAGAAAAGAGATAAGGCTTCGTTCTTGTTAGAG gTTATAGAGTACATTCAGTTTTTACAAGAAAAGTTACAAGTGTATGAGGGATCATATGAAGGTTGGAGTCAGGAGCCAGCTAAATTATTGCCATGG AAGATTGATCGTGCTTCTGCCGAAAGCCTACTCGATCATACACAAGTTATGAAAAATGGTTCTGCTCATGAGAATAGTGTCATGCTTGCAAATGTACATAACTCAATAGAATCTGACATGGGCACTGCTGCAATGTACAAAGCATTGGATCATCCCCATGGGCCCACCAACCCAGCAATTCCATTTGATGTGCAGACACCATCGAATGTATTTGCTGCTGTTGGGAGGGGTGGTTTGCCTACACAGTCTTTGCAGGAATCTGTTTCTGACGTTGAGAACATGGCTTACCAGCTTCAATCCCAGCTGTTGCACGGTAGACCATGCGCTACTGAGTGTTCTACTCCAAACAATACACTGAATGGACAGGAGGACTTGGCGAGTGACAGTCTATCAGTTAATATCTCAAATGCCTATTCTCAACA GATATTGAATACTCTGACCCAAGCACTACAATCCTCTGGTGTGGATCTAGCACAGACAAGCATCGGAGTGCAAATTGATGTTAGCAAACGAGAAAATAGTACAACTGCTGTGGCACCCAGTTCAAAG GTAAACCAGTATCTAAGCAATCAACTACTCGTGCAAGATGGAGTTGGGAGCAGTGCAGAAAACTCAGAACAAGCTCATAAGaggccaagaagagaaaaatgctaG